A window of Hemiscyllium ocellatum isolate sHemOce1 chromosome 10, sHemOce1.pat.X.cur, whole genome shotgun sequence genomic DNA:
actatgcagagtagaggaaaatcacctacagTGCATTCAAAAGAACGGGCACACAATGAATGcagtccacagatttctcagcaataaacccaAACAGACAAGATGCATCCAGAAATccgagccactctcccctacaaaggcatctcagaaatgaccgccagactactccgaccccttggcatcatggtagtccacataCCTATCAACAGACTAAAgcagcagttaatgaacttgaaagaccgtATACAGACAAGacaaatatcatttacaaaataccatgcaactgtaacaaacactacattaaacaaacaggcagaaaactagccaccaagatacatgaacatcaactagccacaaaacaacatactctctctcactagtatccttacatacagataaggaaggacaccattttgactgggacaacacatccgtcccagaacaagccaaacagagacatgcacgagaattcctagaagcctggcattccaactagaactctataaacaaacacattgacttggaccccatttacctccccccacccccccaccgagAAAAAGAgcagcaaatgacatcaccaacccaaagaaacccaaacatataaatagaaagcaggaatcatcagcagtgctttgtttggaggctcactgaaggtattacctagtatggtgatgaaacatctgaaaaatgaaccttccagctcagcgagcaaacttacatccagaagctCAACCTGAATTCAAGTCTTCTCAAAGCTTGCCAGTCCTAGGGaatacttttcaagatatcactatttatgtCTTCAATCTCTATCTTTCATATCCCTCTCCAcattaaacactgatgcaaaagactcatttagtatttcctgcagttccacacataggcagctTTActaatctttaaggggccctatttgctctggttacccttttgtccttaaacgtATTTGTAGTATCGCTTCAGATTCTCTATAACCCTTTTGCTAAAGCTGTCTGATGTCCCTTTTGCACCTTAATCTACCGAATCGGAAAATACCAATtttactgctctaaaaacactGCTCCGGACTAGCTTGATACTTATGTTTTTATATTTCAAGTTTAGTCAAGAGTCAGAACCCAATAacaacaaattaaaaacaaaacccaCTCTACCCACTAttgtagagatttacaaaagaaaaccaGTAAGGTTACACTTTAAAAAGGCACTTAACTGCTCCCTGCTGTGACCTCCCACTCTCCGGTTTCTTCAAGGTCAGCTTTGACTtttgctgtttatttttctttggaAAAACTGATGTCCAGAGATAATTGAAAACGGACAGCAAAAGGCAACTGTTGTGCAGgtaactgctgggtcaggcagcagtGTAAGTTTCTTTCACTGGTTGAATCACTgccctttgtctgtcttcctcctttttaaaaaaaaagtgttgttgTTTTGATCTTCACCCCCtcagttccaaaataatgcaacagcttataaagcagtaattactgttctaAGAATTTGAGGAAAATCAgttccaacactgaaaatacctcaaaaatgggCAGctcttacaatttttttttctggtcttccatcttggattccccAGATTCTTTATGCCCTTAAGAACATtaagccttttaaaaaaaaaggtacttTTAATAATAAGTTGTATATAAAATAAGCTTTCACTACATTGTAGGCAATATTAAAAagtgtaaaaatatttttatatgaACCACAAATCTTGAAAAAAGTCAACCACTTAGCttattaattgaattaaaatgaCTCTTCAATAAATTTCAAAAAAGACTTCTCCACAGCTAACCGGTCAGACTCCCCAAAATGTCAACACAGTTCCTTGGTTGGAAAATAACACTCTTACAATGTAAAATAAACATCCTTTAATGCATAGTTTTATTAAGCTTCTAAATTTAGAATAAGAAAATACTTCAGCCATTCAAAACCTTGTTAAAAAAAGTCCATTTGGGAAAAACCCACAATTTTTTGTTcggtttgtgttttttttaatgttaatgaaaatgaaaaatatCAATGCAGTATAAAATCTAAGAACGGTCATAAAGCTATAATAAAAATTTAAGTGAGTCGGATATCTCAGGAGCAGCTGCAAGATCTACACTACGCTTGTATTGTTAAAAAAGTCTCAATTTTTCAAAACACACCATTTATTAAACATCATACAAGAAAAACATAGAACTTAAATATACTGGTCTTATTTGATAGGAATTCCCTTCCTAGTTTTGAAAAGATATACAAACTCTAATAATGGACTGCCTATAAAATGGAAATCAATTTTCATACCACAGTTCAAGACTACAGTGCTTGATTTTTAAAGGGGTTACTGCCCAATACAAAAGTACACAGGGAACCATTTTTTCTTCTGTTATAATATAAAAAAACTTTATACAACATAGTGTTTGGACTACAGATACTAAATTAGTACAAAAAACATGAAAAAAATTATAATATTAAACAGGGATCAAAATTCATCTTTAATGCTAAAGTGGGGCTGATCTTCAGGTTTAAAATCTTTGTTGGGGCTGCCATCTTCATTAAGAATTCGACGCGCTGTATAGCCAACAATAGGATACTTGGCCTTGTATAAGTCATTGAATAAATCATCAAGGGAATTCAGTTCCTCTTCAGTGAGTCCAGTCTACAAAACAATAAAGAAGTAAAGAAAACATAGGTAATTGTAAAAGTTGTTTTACATTTGCTGTAAATCAAAAAGGTGTAGAACACAAATCAAACATATGACTTGGAGTTATACTGCTCCAGTCTGATTTTAAAAGATGATACTTTCTGGAAATATGTGCACAGAGATCCTATTTCAATTCTGCTGAATGGCTGACTTTAAGAGTTTTTCCCTCATTTGATGCGTGTTATACCGCAAGTCACAGAAATATGCTACTGGTAAAAAGAAACAGCTGTCCAAGTGGAAATGTATCTGTTGGGAAGAGAGTTTATAGAGAGGCTCTCTGATCAAAGCTACATTGAAATTGAAAAACTGTTAGAATAAATCTTTGGTCATAATTTCTTCTtctttcacttcttccacaccggACTGGAGCATGCACCCTGGACTGGTGCTTCAGAGCATTactgaggcaaaaaaaaatgttgctttgTTGGTGTTATCTTTTGGGGAGATATGTTATATTCAAGTTCTAATTGCCTGCTATTGAAAGGTTAACATTTTGTAGGAAGTGCAAAGAGAGTTAATCAGGTCTTCAGGAAACTATTGTTTTGTAACCATCATCACACAAAAATAAAAACCAGAACTGACCTCCTTTTCATTTACTGTTACAAAGCTGATAATGTAAACTATCTTTTGGCTTTCACTGAACTTAGTGATGGCAATTTGAAAAAATGTGGCTCATTCAGTGCAAGCCACTGTGGGGCATAAAAGGGGTATTTAATAGGAGTAGCTGTTTGCCAATTTGATCTGAAGCAGAGGAGAGAAAAAGTTAGTAAACACAGCCCCAGCTTATTGAGCACAGGTAAGATTTTTATTCAGGTTCACAAAGGGAGCGGGGCAAACAAAGAActgtaggtgctggaaatcaaacaaattgctggaaaaactcagttctgtcagcatctgtggagagaaaacagaattaatgtttcgggtccgatAACACTTCAGAGAGTTATCTCTGGAGTGAACGGCCTTGGTCAGCATTTATAGTTAAAAATACTAAAAAGCAGCATATATTCCCATTTATGCATAACCCAGTAGTCTTAAATATAGGTATTACAGTTGCTGAAATATTACTGGTGGGAAGTCAGAAGGTGTGTTTTATGATGGGATTATATGGAATAGTAATGGATACATTATTGCAGAAGCATTGGAAAAATGTAAAATACCTAAAACATCCGATAGTTATTTTTTTCTTAATTATATAATTTAAAATGAAGAATTTTTACATAAGATTAATCCAAGTTGTGAAAGATTATGAGTTTAAAGCACGAAATATCATCAATTCTGATCAAAGTATGAGACAATACATTTCTAACTTAAAAAAACCATATCCTTAGACTAAGATGTCACAGAAATATCAAGAATACCACAGCATTAGTGAGCAAGATGGACACATGCAATATAATTTGTGTGGAGGATTTTTTATATTAAGCAGTTTCTCGGATTCCATATTGATAATGCATGCCAACCTGAGACACACCAGATGGCTGTTTCCACTTTGGTATAACATTCTACGTCACGTCGTGTTATGTAGAGATTCACTTGATTACGGACTAGGCCAGGACACTCAAAATATTCTGAAGCAGGGCAGCCCAAACCataaactttgcaatttgttccGATAAGTgtccagtgaaaattacccaaagTTAGCAAGGtggactaccaggttttaaaaacagacaaaagtttattcacattatacaatgaaacacagaacagaataaagaaccatACAGAACtctgtctatccaaactagacttaattacaCTGTTACAAATATACACAGCAGTCCCAATAAGCACGCTCTTGAGGGAGACAGACaaacagctcactgttgaacttccaactagttctgaactgaactgctcagctaaagAGTTGATCACTGCCATTGCTTTATACATATCactctaaaacatgaccactttggcttgaagtctcatttgtttacatataaataaaaaagcctctccataccctttaatctctgtaccaaaccagtctaattggCACCAGGAACAGTGAATTACCCCTCTGGAAAAAACTAAGGATacaatatccttgagaaaagggaacagcttttagaaaaaaaggaacCTGCTTTGTGTCAATTTTCAAAGGTTTTGGGCTTCTGTTGAATGTTTGTTGCTTATATGAAgtatttctgttttctctctgccctCTGTGCTTTTTCCATGCTGGATCTATCCACACACCTGCCCCCCCCGGGCCATTGCTCACTCTGGACTTTATTCCCTGGTGCATTTGTTTCTTCCTTGATGCTTTTTACTTaggtttttatattttaaaaaaaagtactcaTCTAGATGCTTAAGTGTTGCAAAAGTacatgcctccaccaccctctcaaacAAAGTGTTCTATTtatctaccatcctctgggtgaaaaagagatcctctccaccattttctcctCACCTTTCCTCTGGTCTTAGATACATCTACATGAAGAGAATCTCACGATCTATGTTGCTCACTTGTgtatctcaattagatcccctctcagtctcccctgttccaaggaaaacaaacccagcctatcaaTCTGTTTATAACAGAGCTTTCATCCCAGGCAACTTCCTAGTGAATATCTTCGGCACCCTCGGTGCAATTATGTCCTTCcgatagtgtggcaaccagaactgtaggcctaaccaatgttttgtaaagttgtaacaagacttccttgttcCTACATTCTACACCCTGGTTAAAATAGGCAAGCATCCCATGTGccttttcaccaccctgtctacacgtGCTGACGAAGATGCTAAAATGTcacagaggggccagttccatactttgcttctctttcaggacacacTGGGATTCAAGGGTTAAATATTCCCCTGCCAAAGGACTTACTGCAGTGTCAATCCAAAGGCCtgggcctgtactcttacaattCAGACAGAACACTTCtgtgggaggaggagagggggggggggggggggtgcagtttTCACActtctctcaccacagatactgccaaacccaCTAGACCTTTATTCCAGAATTTCAGCATTGTAGTCAGGGAATGATGCAAGATTAATCTGAAACCAAAATTGTTTCAAAATCATTGCCATTCGTCTCTGTACAGATGTCAGTGCATTAAACAATTGATCTATGAAAATGTTGCTGATAACAATTAAGTGATTAAAGCGGAATGTGTATTGAAAAATAGTTTCTGAAAGGAGGGAGGTCTTCAAGACCGGTTGCACTAAAAtgctttaaaattaatattaaaaatACACAAAAGTAGTTACGTAGCAAGTTTGATCATGTTTCTGTCAAAGATGTTGttcactggctcagtggttagcagtgttgcctcacagcgccagggacctgggttcaattccagcctgtgtggagcttgcacattctccccacatctgtgtaggtttcctcccacaatcaaagatgtggagattaggtgaattggtcatgctaaattgccggtagttttcagggatgtgtagattaattgcattagtctggggtaaaatgtaggggaataggtctgggtgggttactcttctgagggttggtgtggactcgttggggcgaaaggcctttttccacactgtagggattctgtattcTAACATCATAGAGCTCCATCCAGAGGTACAGCAGACAGTAGCAATAAGCAGGACTGTATACTGTATTAGCATTGAATTCCCAATTACAATGCCCCTAGTGATAGTAAAGGTCCTTGCATAAAAAttaaaaatacagtaaaataGGATGAAAaagagaactacagatgctggagaattgaAACAAAGAATAGCTTGAGAAATGCTGCCCCATTGCTCCACAGAGGCTGGCAACTTGAAACAATGGTCTGAGTCCCATATCCATAAGATATTCATCCCCTTTGGATGACACTAACCAACATCCCCCAGCCCCAAGACAGTGTGCAGGACCCCTCTTAACAGTGCTCAGCCTGCCTCGCCCACAACCATTCTGAGTCCCTAGCCTTTATCTGGTTAATACTGGAAGAGAACGTCAGTCCAAGAAGGGGGAAAACAGCACTGGTgaaacattgtgcagcattgcaGGTAGAACTTGTAAACTGATATCACACAGTCCTAAGTCAATGAATTGAAGACAGACCTTAATTATCTTCCCATTCTGCACATCACCGAATTAAATGGAAAGTCAGGACTGGAAGATGAAGACCATTGATTTGTTttgtagatgctgcctgaacagctgaaTCTTCAACACTTTTGTCTTTTAAGTAGTATTGAAATTTCAATCTTGGCATCCCCTCAAAAGTGTTTTCAGAACAATTTTGAAAGTAGTAAAGAACAGGTATCTGAAATATTTACATAGTGTGGCATTGCTAAGTTGATCCAATTGGCTAGTGTCATGTTTGAGCAGtggaaaaatatttatttcaaaattggATTATGGGGAAAACTTTGCAAGTAAGCTGTGGAAAGAGATTAAAAATTTATTTGTAGGTTTGTCCATATGCTTATGAAATAGTTTGAGGCATTGTTCTCATGCACGTTGGTACTGAAATAAGCTGTGTTCTTACAGTATTTAAGAGCAGCATGAACTTCGTTAAAATGAATTCATGCTTGCTTTAAAAGAGATTATTGAAGAAAGTTGTATCTCACTGCACAAGTTTATAGCCAATATTTAAGTTACACTTTGTTAATAAGCATTTAAACAAAAAGCACAGACTCAATACAAAAAACACCAAGAACATAGGATAATACAATTCAGCCATAATTTACCCTCATATAGAGAAAATAAGCAACTTGCCCACAAACTGGAAACTTATTTCAGTTGAATTTTATGCACAAAGGTGATTGAGGTCACTTAAGCTGGAGTTTCCTGTCCCATTGAAAAAATGGAATGCTTTTTGAACCCATCAACATTTTCACTCTTGGCTTGACTATATTCAGTTTAAAATTAAGGCTTAATTAAAGTTGTAGTAATGTTCCTGAAAAGTGCAACTTAAAGCGAATCAGATTTTTCCATGACAACCAATGTAAAAGCCATAGGTTACTTGGGTCTTggtcatcagaaaaaaaaaagtaaaaatctATACCTTTTAAGCTGAAATACTTTACATCACGAAATCCCTGTATCAGTAAATTACATAACctttaaaataaagcaaattttaaaaattgccaaCCGCTTTCAGTTTAAGGCCAATCTTTCTACTTACTGTCTCTTCCACTACTTAACCCTCCTGCTCACTAGACATCCCTGCTTTCCACCCTCACCCTCGTCACTCCTCTCTCCTGGGCCCTTGCCAAAAATGACAGCATTGGGGACAGGCAATGAGGAGCAGGAAGAGCAGCTTCAATCTACACAAGGTGAACTGCAAGCTGGAGGGGTACTGAGAGGGtcagaatgcaaaaataaaagtcTGCGAGCTGGAGGATTTGCAGCTTACATATCAATTAGCATCACTATGGTGTATCCATGAAGCTGAAACAGCTACAGATGCAACCACCTTTAATACTCACTTGCTCCATCATTGTACATACTGCTACTATTGTTGATCAAAgtacactgcagtaactcaccaaagctctttcaacagcatcttccaaacttgtGCCCTCTACCACTTGGATAgataagggcagtagatacaaaTGAACACCATCATCTGCCAAGTTCCATTCCAAGTAGTACTCTATCCTGACATGGAACTGTATCAATGTCCCTTCACATTCACAGAGTCAAATACTGGAACTCTCTAACAGTGATGTAGCTTCACTCAAAAGgtctgcaatagttcaagaaggcagttcatcaccacctaCTTTCAGGCAAATGGGAATTGGAATTAAAATGCTGGTGtagccagcaatactcacattcCATGAAGAAATATTAAAAGATTAGGAAAAGATTGTCAGGCAAAATCATAATGGAACAAAGGGCTGTCTTAAACAATAAATGGCTGAACCAACGTTTTCTTCACCTGAGTGTGCAGGGTAAAATATCAACATTTGCAGACAACGCAAGATTTGTAATATTATGAATTGTCATGAGGAATAGTGACAGACTTCAAAATGGCATAGACAGGCTGGGGGAACTGGGCAAAGATAATATCAAATGAGATTTTGTAGGAAAAACAAGTAGAGGCAATGTAAATTCAATAACGATTCTAAAGGCTGTGAAAGAATCTGTATATATTCAGAAATCATTGAAGATGGCAGAGAAAGTTGAGAAACTGACTAACATGGCAGATTGGATCTTGGGCTTataaataagaggtacagattaCCAACGCAAGGAAGTCAACACGAACATTTCTCAGACTTTAGCTAGATCATCATGTTCAGTTCTGGATTCTGTATTTTAAGGTCGATGTGAAGGATTGAGGTGATACAGGAAAAATTTACAGGAATTGCTCCAGGGATGAGGGCCTTAAATCCTAATAAAAGACAAAGCTCAAGGATATTTGATTGAGGTACTGAAAAACATTGAGGGATCTAAAGTAGACAGAGAGGAACTATTTCCATTGGAAAGATTGAGAAGTAGGGGGCATTGATAAAGTGTGTTTGGCAAAGATACCAATTGCTAACATGAGGAAAATCTTTTATTTACAACAAGTGATTATGATCTAGGACACAGCCCTGAGACACTGTTGGAAACAGACTCGTTTATGGCTTTCAAATGAGAATACGATAAACACAGATAAGACGTGCAAGGGTGAAGGAAAGAATAGTAGGGAAGTGAATGAGCCTAGCTAACTGGCCTTTATGGTCTatttattctgtgctgtaaacaaaCATTCTACACCAATGTCTAATAATTTTCTGTTTTAGCATCAGTGGTATTCTCTTCATCCATCCACTACTAGGTACTAAATATTTTAAGCATTGCTGCTTTGACAAACTGACAAGTGCTCACAAAATCGAAGTTGGGATTGATCAAGTCTAAACAAGCAGGATTGTTGAAAGGCCTTCAACCGAGGAACAGTGAAAGCAAGAACAAGAGTCAAGAACTAGTTATTATAGATAGACGGATTCCACAATTTGTTTTAGAGGTTTAAGAGTGATAATATTTCCTTGTTCTTTCCAGAAAGAGATTAAATATTTTGTGACATCAGATTCATTTGTAGGGGCAAATTTAAACTCCAAGTGGAATTTAATTCTAAGTGACTGCATTCACTTAGAGGCTTCAGAATCCGATTTGCTCCTTTTTTGTGAAATTACAGCTCTAAGAACTGgataacaacaacaaaaaaaacgtCTTAATACTTGCATTCAAAATGGCATAAAAATATGACCTGATAAACTGCCTCCTTTACTCTGAGCCCCTAGCTGAACGTCTGAGAGGAAAGGTTCAGCATGAAGACATTTCATGTTTGTCAAGGAATCTGCACTCTACTCTTGGTTTATCTCAGCATTTATGCATCATAGAGCCTAAAATTACTCTCACTACcccaaatttattttaaatacttTCTGTTCACAGATTCCCTATTAAATCTGAACATTTGTATTCTGTGCTTAAgtcctttttattaaaaaaaaacttgtttaacAATTTTcctggattttgcacattccaaATTCTCCTTGCCAAACAGCTGAACCAAATCCATCTTATCAAGATCAGATCGCCAGAATGATCAACAGAAAATTAATTCACCAATGTCAAAAAAGCTCACCGTGTCGTGTGTCAGGTCTCCAGGTTCCAAGGACATTTTTGCCACGGCTCGAGTGGAGTCTTTCCCCACCAGTACATTGTATGGGGCACCTTTTCCATAAAATTCTAGAGAAAAAGAATATGCACTTTCATTTACAAGGTTATTATTCTCTTCACAGGCTGGACAGGCTGTAAACTTAAAGTGGTACACACACCTTCCAAATGCAAGCCTCTCTCCTTCCGCCAAGTAACTTCCCATTGGAGTCTGGGCAGATGGAGATTGTTACAAGTACAGTCAATAATTCGGATACAAAGCCAAGAGGATGGTGGATAAATGTGCAATATTCTGTGAACTAAAATAAACGGTAAGGAAATACTCCGAAGATGGTAAAAATGATCAAAAATATGGCTAACTTTGAAACCCATAAAAGGAATTTGCATATGTTGAAGGAAGAAGTGTATTTGAGATGGAGAAAGCTAAGTGATCTGAAGTTGGAaagatttaacatttcaggttcatgCAACATTAAAATCAGTTTTAAAATGGTTGCGACcataaaaatcaaaataaatagTGAAGAGAATCTTAAGACAAGAGCTAGTGTAGACTAATGGGTAAGTTGTGATTGcacatttccctttcttttgtttCAGTATGCTTCCTGCAGATTCCCTGGAATGCTGTCTCAACATTCTCAAAAAGGTTTCCACAGAACTATTCTCCCAGAAGTTCAGCTGGGGGCCGATGATAAAGGAGGCAGTAAAACAAAGGGTGACGAGGGGAAATTTATCAAAATGCAGGCTTAAATTTTACAATCTGGCTACTTCAGAGTAACTGAAACAAGTCATGACATGTACGAGATGATTATTATTTTTGCTGGTGAACGTTATTTAAATGTTATCCCTCCTTTGCACTATGCACTGGGCTTTGTGGATACAATACACTGCCATTAGGAAAAGCTCTTATTTTCAGTATATTAGAAAACATTTTACTGTAGACATCCAATCTGCCAGATTTATAGATACATCTACATACAATCAGCTTTCTGCACCTGAACACATTCCAACAAGGGATGGAAATATGGTACCAGCAAAATACAGGCCACCCAGTTTGCATTGAAATACAGAACAAAGATAAGAAGTTGTAGTTAAATCATGGAAAACAATGAGAAATACCAAGAGTATGCTGGCAAGCACAACAAAGACAAACATAGCAACAACATTTCTGTTCTTTTAAAATACTATGTGCAGCTGAGGAAAATGCGATCATGACTATTTAGAAAAACAGTAGGGGATCTTTTAATGTCAGTTGGAATGGGAACCAGAT
This region includes:
- the nenf gene encoding neudesin codes for the protein MSFPAVRRCACVVLISLLALNVLFGEKVKLKGSPPQTAVRLFTDTELAKYNGEEKDQPIYMAIKGVVFDVTSGKEFYGKGAPYNVLVGKDSTRAVAKMSLEPGDLTHDTTGLTEEELNSLDDLFNDLYKAKYPIVGYTARRILNEDGSPNKDFKPEDQPHFSIKDEF